A single window of Tenericutes bacterium MZ-XQ DNA harbors:
- a CDS encoding translation initiation factor IF-3: protein MKQNQNKKSTELVNESIPNVKILFIDDEGTNHGVIPRDQALKVASQKDLDLVVVSPDSKPMVAKLMDYSKYRYDQQRKLREMKKNQRVVDIKEIRLSPTIDKHDFDTKLKHAFKFLQKGDKVKITIRFFGRMITHQEVGKEVIKRFIEAIGDQATVESYPKMDGRNMIAIIAPNQTN from the coding sequence ATTAAGCAAAATCAAAACAAGAAATCTACTGAATTAGTAAACGAATCGATTCCAAATGTCAAAATCTTATTTATTGACGATGAAGGTACAAATCATGGTGTTATTCCAAGAGATCAAGCATTAAAAGTGGCAAGTCAAAAAGACTTAGACTTAGTTGTTGTTTCTCCGGATTCAAAACCTATGGTAGCAAAACTTATGGATTACTCGAAATATCGTTACGATCAACAAAGAAAACTCAGAGAAATGAAGAAAAACCAACGTGTTGTTGATATTAAGGAAATTAGACTAAGTCCAACCATTGACAAACATGATTTTGATACGAAACTTAAACATGCATTTAAGTTTTTACAAAAAGGTGACAAAGTAAAAATCACTATTCGTTTCTTTGGTAGAATGATCACTCATCAAGAAGTTGGAAAAGAAGTGATCAAACGATTTATTGAAGCCATAGGAGATCAAGCAACTGTTGAATCTTATCCAAAAATGGATGGCCGCAATATGATCGCAATTATTGCACCAAATCAAACTAACTAA
- a CDS encoding acyl-phosphate glycerol 3-phosphate acyltransferase, whose amino-acid sequence MTYLYIGLLMILSYFLGSIPSGLIIGKVFKNIDIREHGSKNTGATNAIRVLGFKTGIFAFVFDVLKGALVIAFVFFLGDQSLFIVSEYNINISSIYGMAAVIGHVFPIYINFKGGKAVATSAGMILAIEPWVALGVLVVFLIMFFTTRYVSLSSTIAASGVVLYFLIRILFEHPLYNLSTRIMDFVVICVLATIIFVRHKQNYRRLREGTENKF is encoded by the coding sequence ATGACTTATTTATATATAGGTTTGCTTATGATCTTATCATATTTTCTTGGTAGCATACCAAGTGGACTCATTATTGGAAAAGTATTTAAAAACATAGATATAAGAGAACATGGATCAAAAAATACAGGTGCAACCAACGCTATTCGAGTATTAGGATTTAAGACAGGTATTTTTGCATTTGTCTTTGATGTCTTAAAAGGTGCTCTAGTCATCGCTTTTGTCTTTTTCTTAGGTGATCAATCCTTATTTATTGTAAGCGAGTATAATATCAATATATCGAGTATATATGGTATGGCTGCAGTCATTGGACATGTATTTCCAATTTACATCAATTTTAAAGGTGGTAAAGCGGTTGCGACTTCAGCTGGAATGATCTTAGCAATTGAGCCATGGGTTGCATTAGGCGTACTTGTAGTATTCTTAATTATGTTTTTTACAACGAGATATGTCTCTTTATCATCGACTATTGCGGCTAGTGGTGTTGTCTTATATTTCTTGATTAGAATATTATTTGAACATCCGCTTTATAATCTATCGACTAGGATTATGGATTTTGTAGTCATTTGTGTGCTTGCAACAATCATTTTTGTAAGACATAAACAAAACTACAGGAGATTAAGAGAAGGTACTGAAAACAAGTTCTAA
- a CDS encoding peptidase M28, whose protein sequence is MDKTYEILKTLSLLPGVPGQEKKVRAYIKSSLEGHADEFIVDNLGSLIAIKKHDGPKVMIAGHMDEVGLLVTQITKEGFVKFQTLGGWFSQVMLAQVWDIHTPKGVVTAVTGVKPPHIIPAEKRKEAISIESMYLDIGVSSKEEALALGVLPGQMVTPHSEFKVLGSGKHLLSKAWDNRIGSAVVMEVLKQLDQTPNELFATFTVQEEVGLRGAKTSSYVAHPEIAIAVDTGLANDVPEGDKNEQSLGKGPQILLYDGGLVPNQNLRRFVIEVAKEEGIPYQEAFITGGRTDAGNMHLAHQGALGLSIGIPTRYMHSHTSIIHYDDYENTVKLVLAVVKKLDRQKVDELLNN, encoded by the coding sequence ATGGATAAAACATATGAAATATTAAAGACATTATCGTTATTACCTGGTGTTCCAGGTCAAGAAAAAAAAGTTAGAGCATATATCAAATCATCTTTAGAAGGACATGCAGATGAGTTTATTGTTGATAACTTAGGATCGTTAATTGCAATTAAAAAACATGATGGTCCTAAAGTCATGATAGCAGGACATATGGATGAAGTTGGATTACTTGTAACTCAAATTACTAAAGAAGGATTTGTTAAGTTTCAAACTTTAGGTGGTTGGTTTTCACAAGTGATGCTTGCACAAGTATGGGATATACATACACCTAAAGGTGTTGTTACAGCTGTAACAGGCGTTAAACCTCCACATATTATTCCTGCTGAAAAAAGAAAAGAAGCCATTTCAATTGAGTCTATGTATTTAGACATTGGTGTTTCAAGTAAAGAAGAAGCATTAGCACTAGGAGTTCTGCCTGGTCAAATGGTTACGCCACACAGCGAGTTTAAAGTTTTAGGCAGTGGTAAACACTTACTTTCTAAAGCATGGGACAATAGAATAGGTAGTGCTGTTGTCATGGAAGTCTTAAAACAGTTAGATCAAACTCCAAATGAGCTTTTCGCTACCTTCACAGTTCAAGAAGAAGTTGGGCTTAGAGGAGCTAAAACTTCAAGTTATGTTGCTCATCCTGAAATTGCGATTGCAGTTGATACAGGACTTGCTAATGACGTTCCTGAAGGCGATAAAAACGAGCAATCATTAGGAAAAGGACCACAAATCTTACTATATGATGGCGGATTAGTTCCAAATCAGAACTTAAGAAGATTTGTGATTGAAGTTGCTAAAGAAGAGGGCATTCCTTATCAAGAAGCATTTATTACTGGTGGTAGAACCGATGCAGGAAACATGCATCTAGCCCATCAAGGTGCTTTGGGATTATCGATTGGCATACCTACAAGATATATGCATTCACATACATCAATTATTCATTATGATGATTATGAAAACACTGTAAAATTAGTATTAGCAGTCGTTAAAAAGCTTGATCGACAAAAAGTAGATGAACTATTAAATAATTAA
- a CDS encoding 50S ribosomal protein L20 — MPRVKGGATTRRRRKKILKLAKGYFGSKRALYRTAHEQVMRSLAYAYRDRKQRKREFRKLWITRINAAAKLNGMKYSKLIHGLALANVQVNRKMLADIAVNQPEDFKAYCALAQAALDGYIPPKTENKVEVKKEAPKAKKETPKEAPKAKEEAPKKEKVDYSSMLVTELKELCSERNITGYSTMRKAELIEALEESDK; from the coding sequence ATGCCAAGAGTTAAAGGTGGAGCGACAACAAGACGTCGTCGTAAAAAAATATTAAAGTTAGCTAAAGGTTACTTTGGCTCAAAACGTGCTTTATATCGTACAGCTCATGAACAAGTTATGCGTTCATTAGCATATGCTTATAGAGATAGAAAACAAAGAAAAAGAGAATTCAGAAAATTATGGATTACTCGTATCAATGCAGCTGCAAAATTAAATGGAATGAAATATTCTAAGTTGATTCATGGTTTAGCACTTGCTAACGTACAAGTGAACCGTAAAATGCTAGCTGATATTGCAGTTAACCAACCTGAAGATTTCAAAGCTTATTGCGCTTTAGCACAAGCAGCTTTAGATGGATACATTCCTCCAAAGACTGAAAACAAAGTTGAAGTTAAAAAAGAAGCTCCTAAAGCTAAGAAAGAGACTCCAAAAGAAGCTCCTAAAGCTAAAGAAGAAGCTCCTAAAAAAGAAAAAGTTGATTACTCAAGTATGCTAGTAACAGAGCTTAAAGAATTATGTTCTGAAAGAAACATTACTGGTTATAGCACAATGAGAAAAGCTGAATTAATTGAAGCTTTAGAAGAATCAGATAAATAA
- a CDS encoding 16S rRNA (guanine(966)-N(2))-methyltransferase RsmD: MRIIAGYHKGRILKRVGKKTTRETADMVRESVFNMIQGKSYKMVLDLFAGSGSYGLEALSRGAKYLYAIDRDKDAIKTVFDNAKMLDVTEHMTILQRDYEQFLKGVGNIYFDLVFIDPPYDFGSYDLLLENMNDLVEEDGIVVVETKKQNVLQEKYKDLVKTKEKTYGIKRVSIYQKMI; the protein is encoded by the coding sequence ATGAGAATTATTGCAGGATACCATAAAGGTAGAATATTAAAAAGAGTTGGTAAAAAAACAACGAGAGAGACCGCTGATATGGTTAGAGAATCAGTATTTAACATGATTCAAGGAAAGTCTTATAAGATGGTTTTAGATCTATTTGCTGGTTCAGGTTCTTATGGTCTTGAAGCCTTATCTAGAGGTGCTAAATATTTATATGCAATTGATAGAGATAAAGATGCAATTAAGACTGTTTTTGATAATGCAAAGATGCTCGATGTAACAGAACATATGACGATTTTGCAAAGAGATTACGAGCAGTTTTTAAAGGGCGTTGGAAATATCTATTTTGACTTAGTATTTATTGATCCTCCCTATGATTTTGGTTCCTATGATTTATTATTAGAAAACATGAACGATTTAGTGGAAGAAGATGGAATTGTTGTTGTTGAAACTAAAAAACAAAATGTTTTACAAGAAAAGTATAAAGATCTAGTAAAAACAAAAGAAAAAACATATGGTATTAAACGAGTATCCATCTATCAAAAAATGATATAA
- a CDS encoding 50S ribosomal protein L35, translated as MPKQKTHSGLKKRIKITGTGKLMRGKAYKGHLAASKTTKQNRQLRGETSVHPSDEKRIKSLISNLK; from the coding sequence ATGCCAAAACAAAAGACACATAGTGGATTAAAGAAAAGAATTAAAATTACTGGTACTGGTAAATTAATGCGCGGAAAAGCATATAAAGGACATTTAGCAGCATCAAAAACAACGAAACAAAATAGACAATTAAGAGGCGAAACAAGTGTTCATCCATCAGATGAAAAACGTATTAAATCACTTATTTCGAACCTTAAGTAA